In Ictalurus punctatus breed USDA103 chromosome 18, Coco_2.0, whole genome shotgun sequence, the genomic stretch ACCTGAAAAGTCTctaactctgaatacagcccatCATTTGCaaagatatgacaaaaatattttggGATTCAGTTGAGCAACTCATCACTCTAAAGAACAAGAGGCATTTTAATgttcattaattattcatggTTGGCATTTAATGTTTTACCAACATCCCTAGAAGAGCATTGATTAGCTGTTATTATTGCTGGGTAAAGCAGGTTAAGGACCTACAGCTTCAACACTTCTCTACACACAAGCACGTGTTGAAATCCTAGAGCTCTGAGTGGCTCTTGGAAGAAGAAATAGGGAGTGGTTTTGTGTGTAATggtgtctggtgtgtgtgtgtgtgtgtgtgtttgaagatGGGGTGTCCAAATGGTGGGGGATATAATTAGGTCTGGTCGGCTCATTActgctgacagtgctggggtGGCCAAAAAAAGCCTGCTGGGTCTGAGGAGTGCAGGGAGGAGAGGGGGTTTGGCGTGAAAACAGCAGAAATGGCCAGCAAAGGTGAGACACCACTACACGACTCGTGAACTGGAACTGAACTCGCATAATATATAGAGGATAGTATGATGCTATTGTGAGTATACATGTAGTAACAGGTGAAAGGGGTTTTGGCAGCACTTTGGCAGCAGTGTTTAACGGAACTACAATAAGACTGCTGACGGGTCAGTTCATCACAGCGGGCTCTCTTACAGGATATTGGCAAGCAGAAGGGAACTGATGGATGGATTACCTCTAGGCATTGGGCTCTAGGATATACTGTGCTTCTTTTGAATGTGATGTTTGAGTAAAAGAGATCAGACCCCACTCTTTCACTTGTTTCGGCTGTGCCACCAGACGACTCCTTGGAGTGATTTAATCTggcccagccatgttagtctgAATTAAGAGCTTTGTTAGCTTAGCTATGGGTCTTGCCCGAAGACATGCTCTATTGTATATGTGAGCTTCCAGGAGGTTGCATTTGAACTCTCGCCCTGGCCTTTCACCTGTGCTTGCCATGGCACAGATTTGCACCTGCTTGCTGAATAATCACAAGTGACAGCTGTTTGGATCTGTTAGCTTAAGGTGCAGAGATATTAATGGTAGTTCACACAGAGCTGCTGTACCATGTGCCTCTGCACTCTTATGAATGAGAAGAACATCTGTTGATCTGTTGTTGCTGTCTTGTTGTCTTGTTATATGTGATATGCATGTCACTGGGGCTAATGCTACACATAGGCTACATGGTATAGTTATAGTTGTCTGCATGCAGTACATGAAAATGtgggctgtttttttgtttagaaCCTCCATAATAATTCAATTTTACAGTGCGAGCAGTTTTACTATCTTGTCTGGTCTGAGGATGAAATTTAATGCATGACAAAACCATTAATATGACGTCTGAGAACCAATATTGCATACTTTAGGAATCCTGCTGTTCATTTGAGATTACTATTTATAATGAAGCCATGGCTTGACAGTAGAGCTACAAAATGTGAACAATAGCCGTATATTATGATTATTCataaaatatcattgtttaaTTCTTGATTCTGCTTGGACAGATGGTGCtttttttgcagtttctcagaaTATGACAAGctgccttttttttgtcttattacagtaagaaagagaaaaaagtgaggctggtgTGGGAATGACTGGTTATAATTGCTATAATGTAATGATAACAGAAATTGGAATCTTCTTTTgtggacattaaatgtaactataatggataaaaatgacatgttgttctttaataataataataataataataataataataataataataataataataaaaagttagcctttggggtgtgctgttataggaaaatattcaacttctGACTGCCAACGGTAACCCGCTTCATGTTGGGTCGCATCATGTGGCAATCATGATATGATATGCCTTGAAATATGTGAAAAACGACTAGACTAATTTCACCCATTTTTAcccatttattttattccaatgccattttagattaaaaaataCCCTCAAGAAAATATCTAGAAGCTCTAGAATTGGTCAAAATGTTCAGATAAcacaattaaaacaattatCGTTTGGTATCCtagttaaatttgaaaaatgtaAGGTTTTGGTATTCCAAATACCAATATTGCATGACCACTGAGAAacaatatacagtcaggtccataagtatttggacagggaCACAATTTGGACAGTAACCTTGTCTCTGTataagatgtgattgaagtgtgaactttcagctttaattcaaggggtttaacaaaacaTATTGCATTGACTGTTTAGGAACTacagccatttttatttttatttttttttgcatagtccctccattttcacaggctcaaaagtaattggacaagtGACTGATAAGTAATTTCATTTTTTCacaattttcacaatttcaatTGTGGACAAGCTGATAAAAGcttttggtagctgttcatgggaactctcaatatgtggtccaaagaggtgtcgatgcaagtgaaggaggtcATCATTagactgaaaaaacaaaacagagagcTAACAGTTCAGAGAGGTAGCAGAAACTTTaagagtggccaaatcaacaatttggtacattcttaaaaagaaggaacgCACTGGCGAGCTGAACACCAAAAGTCCTGGAAGACCACGGAATATAACTTAAGTGGATGaatgcagaattctttccttgttgaagaaaaatcCTTTCACAACACCTAGCAACGTCAGTatcactctggaggaggtatcattgtcaaagtctacaatcaagagaatGTACTGTAAATTCAGAGGGTTTACCTTAAGATGCAGGGGTAatactcaagaacagaaaggccagattacactttgctaaaaaaatatattaataaaacctgacaaacaaaactgaaggccaaaagacccacaaacaagcagcaactgaaggcagctgTAGTAAAGGCCTGACAAAGCATCTCAAGTGAGGAAACTCATCATTTGTTGATGTCCATGGGCcactgactgcaaaggatttgcatccaagtattaaaaataatcctaatgtttatgattatgttagcttgtccaattacttttgaacctGTGACAATGGAGGGCAGAAAAATGGCCACAATTCCTAAAttattaatgcaatattttttgctAAACCCCCccgaattaaagctgaaagtgtaCGCTTCAATAACATCTTGATTGCCTCATTTGAAATCCAATGTGGTGGtttacagaggcaaaattaccaAAGTTGGGtcagtgtccaaatacttatggacctgactgtattgTGTATCCTTACTTGCCAGAACACTACCCATTTAGACCAGGAAATAAGTCATGgcattgttgtttttctgtaatCAGCTTGTTATTCAGAAAGTGTTATTTTCCTTTTGTCAGTGGTGGACCTGTTATATTGGCGGGATGTGGGAAAAACGGGACTGGTGTTCACAGGGCTTGTGGTGGGCTTGGCCTGCCTGTTTCAGGTGAGTGCCATCTCTCTGCTGTCCAACCTGGGCCTGGGCATCAtggccttcaccctccctgtaCGTCTCCTCTTCAAAACAATGGACCTGGTCCGTCTTAACGATGGAACTCATCCCTTCCAGTAAGTATTTATACAACAGCATGCTTTTCCTCTCTTACATTAAAGCATCCATAAACAGTTGTTCTCTCACTTACTCTTAAAGGCAGTTGTGCCATGttcctgagaaaccacaaagcataaactcctctttcctgaagactttgcCAAGTTGAAAAACTTGCAGCTTTATCTGTATATACtggatactgtatataaacgttaaataaaccgaacctcacagaaaacttcaccatatcaatgattacacgtttttgtttgttatataTATCTTTCTTTAGATAATGTGGAGAAACCCCCCACCCCgcatgcaagtccctgtgaatgggcTGTTACTTTCtgatcagattcgagaattcaacagtgctgtggaataAGGGAGAATTAGTTAGGATGTGGAAATTGCCACAAAATTTAGGTTCTGAAAATCAACCTAAGATCCTTTCTGTCACGCAGCAAAATCAGGAAATGCCATCTGATAAATCAAAATGTCAGCTGATATTAGGTTCTTCAGATCCTTAGGATGTTGTATATGATAACATAGCACTTAATGGAGTTTGGATGAATTCCAGGACATGCTTTTGTCACCTGTCTAATTATATCTCGTTTTTCTGTGTTACTTAAAAGGTCCTATTTGGACGAGGACAGCACTTTGACAGACGAGACCACGGTTCGTGTCGTGGAGAAGATTGTGCTCCTGATCGCTACTTTAATCACAGAGCTGAAGAGACTCTTCTTCATCGACAGGATTATAGACTCGCTGAAGGTCTGAATGCATGAGAAAACGCATGCTATATGCACAGTTATAAAGCACAAGCTGACCCACTTCTAAAACACAGGGGAAGGATATGATAAAAGACCAGATAAGAACCACTAACAGTCTTTAAGAAGAATTAAAGAGTTTGACATTTGGTAGCGAGAATATTCCAAATACAAAATTCATGACACACATCTCCCATGTGATTGACAAACATATCCAGAAGGAtgtaaatttttattaatttttttaaaaataaaaacaaataacaatgaAGTTTTgctacaaacagttttgcagttAAAATGTGACAGCAGTATTAGCATAAACAGACAGAATAGCATCCAAACAGCTCTGTGTCAGGAGctaagaaacagaaaaagaagaatcCACGAGATGAGAGACCAAAATACAGCtactattttctattttcactcATATAAGCCTCATATCAGTGTTATTTGTTCAAAACAGTTCAAATTATTCACTTTCACTTGCTAGTTGCTTCTAGCTACCATGCCACCAGTGTACTGATACAGAGAGTGGAAGCTAGGTTGTTAGCTGGTTAAAAATAGGTTATGATAGCTAGATAACAATGCAGGCAAGAGTTTCAGTGACATGGAAGGTGAAATTCCATGTTTTTAACTAGTTAATAAACATCCTTAATCGCTAGCAAGTTGGCTATGATGAATGTTCCAAACATTAGCTAAGTTACTAGCTAGCTTCTAAGTGCTGTACTAATGGCTGTAGTTTTAGGTCTTGCTATTTGCTAATTCAAATAGCTCGCTAGCAGATTCCAGAAGCAATAtagttgtatatatatataaataagttgAGAACTGATGCAGAGACATGTTACAAATTAAATATGTTATATCCTGTTCTAAAttaatatctttttatttttatttttaatagtttattgTGCTGCTGTATCTGTTGACCTACGTTGGGGTAAAAGCCAATGGTCTTACACTTGTTATTGCTGGTAAGAGCTTTCTGTCTAATGATAAGCTGTTCacttaactttttttgtttttgaattcACTTGTGTTGTGAGttacatacaaccccaattccgaaaaagttgggacagtatggacaatgcaaaaaatgtaattaattatatattttgaaaacataccctcatttcaaatctgatgactgcaacacactccaaaaaagttggaacagtcgactgtttaccgctctGTAACGTCACCTTtgcttttaataacacttattaagcgtttggacgctgagtgaagacaccagttggttgagtttagcaagcagaattttcccccattcatccatttagcATTTCTTCAGGTGCTCTGCTGTACAAggtcttcgttgccttattttgcacttcataatgcgccacaagttctcaatcggagacaggtcaggactgcaggcaggccatgctagcacctgcactctctgcttacgcaaccatgcgcttgtaatccgggcagaaattggtttggcgttgtcctgctctagatggcagcgtatgttgctccaaaatgtatatatatctttctgcattaatgctgccctcacagatgtgcaagttacccttGGGGGTGTGTCATGGGCACTGACATACCCCCTACCAtgacggtccttttcctctttggaccggagaacacgatggctgttttgtccaaaaactatttgaaatctTGACTTGTTGGACCACAAAACaggattccactgtgctactggccgtctcagatgagatcgggcccAGAGAACTCGgcagcgcttctggacagtgttgatgtacagCTTCTGCTgcgcatagtaaagccttaacttgcatctgtggatgtagcggcgaatggtgtcgtctgaaaaaggtttaccaaagtattcccgagaacatgtcaggatatccattacagactcatgacagtttttaagacagtgacgtccgagggatcggagatcacgcgcattcagaagtggttatcagcctcgccctttacacatcgagatttgaccagattccttgaatcttttaattatattgtgcaatgtagaaggtgaaatgcacacaaaatcctaccgatttgtctttggggaatgttcttctcaaagtgttggattatttgctgacgcatctgttggaaGATcgccgagcctcgacccatccttgctcttgaaggattATATACtgtgattagacgattgcctcacctgtttcacgtcagcttcttatttcaacttgtcacatcgctattagtgttgcatgcatcaatttcaaaataaacgtttaccttcaaaaaaaactatgcaattgattaggtaaaacatcaaataccttgtctttatacgttttttgtttaaatacaagtcaaagtacatttacaaatcactcctctttgtttttattagcattttccatactgtcccaacttttt encodes the following:
- the rtn2b gene encoding reticulon-2b produces the protein MASKVVDLLYWRDVGKTGLVFTGLVVGLACLFQVSAISLLSNLGLGIMAFTLPVRLLFKTMDLVRLNDGTHPFQSYLDEDSTLTDETTVRVVEKIVLLIATLITELKRLFFIDRIIDSLKFIVLLYLLTYVGVKANGLTLVIAGVICAFSLPLAYRLQQERIDRIISAVQSLVTKTKEIVELVMSLVKTPPPAPAPVPAPTPKPKLKTK